One Gammaproteobacteria bacterium genomic window carries:
- the creB gene encoding two-component system response regulator CreB — MQKILIIEDEPGIADNLVYALKTEQFNVHWERLAEDGYSKLTDWAPDLVILDVGLPDTNGFELCKRIRKTSQVPIIFLTARTEEVDRIVGLEIGGDDYVTKPFSPREVVARVKVILRRTSTAQNSGQDAMEKGFLVEEEKARISYQNKLLELTRYEYLLLKTLLSQPERVFSRAQLMDKVWTEPTGSFERSVDTHIKTLRAKLRDVDENLNPIKTHRGLGYSCTLE; from the coding sequence ATGCAAAAAATACTTATCATTGAAGACGAACCCGGTATTGCCGATAATCTGGTGTATGCGCTTAAAACCGAGCAATTCAATGTTCACTGGGAACGGCTTGCTGAAGACGGGTATTCCAAATTAACTGATTGGGCGCCTGACCTGGTCATCCTGGATGTGGGTTTGCCGGATACCAATGGCTTTGAATTATGCAAACGCATTCGCAAAACCTCACAAGTGCCAATCATTTTTCTCACGGCACGCACCGAAGAAGTTGATCGCATTGTGGGTTTGGAGATTGGCGGCGACGATTATGTGACAAAACCATTCAGCCCGCGTGAGGTGGTTGCCCGGGTTAAAGTGATTTTGCGTCGCACTTCTACAGCTCAAAATTCCGGCCAAGACGCAATGGAAAAAGGCTTTTTAGTTGAAGAAGAGAAAGCCCGGATCAGTTATCAAAATAAATTACTGGAATTGACCCGGTACGAATATCTGTTATTGAAAACCCTGCTCTCACAACCAGAGCGAGTCTTCAGTCGGGCGCAATTGATGGACAAGGTCTGGACAGAACCCACGGGCAGCTTTGAGCGCTCGGTTGATACCCACATTAAAACCTTACGTGCCAAGCTTCGCGATGTGGATGAGAATTTGAATCCGATCAAGACCCACCGCGGTCTGGGCTATAGCTGCACTCTCGAATAA
- a CDS encoding deoxyguanosinetriphosphate triphosphohydrolase, which yields MSKELPSTNFLAPYAASADKSLGRVHAEPQDAHRNPYQRDRDRIIHANAFRRLMYKTQVFVNFEGDMYRTRLTHSLEVAQIGRSIALALNLNEALTEAICLAHDLGHTPFGHAGQDALNTCMRDYGGFEHNFQSLRTVDELEQRYASFKGLNLMFETREGILKHCSRRNAKQLGELGQRFLRREQACLEAQIADIADAIAYNNHDVDDGLRAEILHVEGLCETELFAEQCEKVLELYPGLNGSLLHNEIIRRMINSVVSDLIKTSTERISVAAPEDIYAVRKHPEKLIALSEGMLKKHLALKKYLFKNFYRHPKIAAMNQKAENIIATLFRAYFSDPELLPKEHLHKATYSTSGAPDEQKARAIADYIAGMTDRFAQQEFDRLATQ from the coding sequence ATGAGCAAAGAATTGCCGTCTACAAATTTTCTTGCTCCTTACGCCGCTAGTGCGGATAAATCGCTTGGACGTGTACACGCAGAACCCCAGGACGCACACAGAAACCCTTATCAACGGGATCGTGATCGCATCATTCATGCCAATGCTTTTCGACGCCTGATGTACAAAACCCAGGTTTTTGTGAATTTTGAAGGGGACATGTATCGCACACGTTTAACCCACTCTCTCGAAGTCGCACAAATCGGTCGCAGTATTGCTTTGGCCTTAAATCTGAATGAGGCACTCACGGAAGCGATTTGTCTGGCTCATGATCTCGGACACACTCCCTTCGGCCACGCAGGCCAGGACGCATTGAATACATGCATGCGCGATTACGGCGGGTTTGAGCATAATTTTCAATCCCTGCGTACCGTGGATGAACTTGAACAGCGATATGCCTCATTCAAGGGCCTGAATTTGATGTTCGAGACCCGGGAAGGCATTTTGAAGCATTGTTCCAGACGTAACGCCAAACAGCTTGGGGAGCTAGGACAGCGCTTCCTGCGTCGTGAACAAGCATGTCTGGAAGCACAGATCGCGGATATCGCCGATGCCATCGCCTATAACAATCATGATGTGGATGATGGCTTGCGTGCAGAAATTTTACATGTCGAAGGTCTGTGTGAAACCGAGTTATTTGCCGAACAATGCGAAAAGGTTCTCGAGTTGTATCCAGGCTTGAATGGCAGTTTATTGCATAATGAAATAATTCGACGAATGATTAATTCCGTTGTAAGCGATCTGATCAAAACCTCGACTGAAAGAATAAGTGTAGCCGCACCAGAAGATATATATGCAGTACGCAAACACCCGGAAAAGTTGATTGCCTTAAGCGAAGGCATGCTGAAAAAACATTTGGCTTTAAAAAAGTATTTGTTTAAAAATTTCTATCGTCATCCCAAGATCGCCGCCATGAATCAAAAGGCAGAAAATATTATCGCTACTTTATTTCGAGCCTATTTCAGTGATCCTGAATTACTGCCTAAAGAGCATTTACATAAAGCAACCTATTCAACATCCGGTGCTCCGGACGAACAAAAGGCACGTGCCATTGCCGACTATATTGCCGGTATGACCGATCGTTTTGCCCAACAAGAATTCGACAGACTTGCTACTCAATAA
- the aroB gene encoding 3-dehydroquinate synthase translates to MPDNSNIILVGPMGAGKSAVGKLLASRLSRQFHDTDHNIVARTGVDISYIFEKEGEEGFRKRETEVIGQLCSKSNVLISTGGGSVVKPENRKIIAESGYVIYLHASVAQQARRTKKKDNRPLLRSDDPKKILARLMQEREFLYRDVADLVIQTDGQKVPKVVESILNAMEKVNTKKPDSSQTNISVSTKSRKYNATVINCEFEDDQALAKLAAEPLVVVTDENLDKVYREKIEPLLNPAAWLVVPASESSKSFDHYQWLLNELLALGVKRDTTLVGLGGGVVGDLTGFVAATFMRGMRLVHIPTSLLAMVDSSIGGKTGINMPQGKNLIGSIYQPFGVLCNLRFLKTLPEREYISGLAEVVKYGLIYDIDLLELLEQNCDSIRMRDLAVLSKIVQRCIAIKAEIVEKDEQDHGLRMLLNFGHTFGHAIEALQEYSGFKHGEAVAIGMCMAADLSSELGHLKQSELSRVKRIISSLGLPTAWNEFNIQNFISLTKGDKKNTSDTQRFILLKALGEAYIDESVSNVQLKKILSQYKEQNTTHRQSA, encoded by the coding sequence ATGCCCGACAATTCGAACATTATTCTTGTTGGGCCAATGGGTGCGGGCAAATCAGCCGTAGGCAAACTGCTCGCATCCAGACTTAGTCGTCAATTTCACGATACTGATCACAATATTGTCGCTCGTACAGGCGTCGATATCAGTTATATTTTCGAAAAGGAAGGCGAGGAAGGATTTCGCAAACGTGAAACCGAAGTTATTGGCCAGCTGTGTAGTAAATCCAATGTTTTAATATCAACAGGTGGCGGTTCTGTCGTCAAGCCGGAAAATCGCAAGATCATAGCTGAGTCTGGCTATGTAATTTATCTGCATGCCTCAGTCGCCCAACAAGCAAGGCGCACCAAAAAGAAAGACAATCGCCCACTATTGAGATCTGATGATCCTAAAAAAATATTGGCACGTCTGATGCAGGAGAGAGAATTTCTATATCGCGATGTCGCTGATCTGGTGATCCAAACTGATGGTCAAAAAGTACCTAAAGTTGTTGAAAGTATTTTAAATGCAATGGAAAAAGTGAATACGAAAAAACCAGATTCTTCTCAAACCAATATTTCGGTTTCCACAAAGAGTCGTAAATACAATGCGACAGTCATAAATTGCGAGTTTGAAGATGATCAGGCCTTGGCAAAGTTGGCTGCCGAACCCCTCGTTGTTGTAACCGACGAAAATTTGGACAAAGTATACCGTGAAAAAATTGAACCACTTTTGAATCCGGCGGCCTGGTTGGTGGTACCCGCTTCTGAGAGCTCCAAGTCATTTGATCATTATCAATGGCTATTGAATGAGTTATTGGCACTTGGCGTGAAACGTGACACTACACTTGTGGGGCTTGGTGGAGGCGTGGTAGGGGATCTTACTGGATTTGTTGCAGCAACGTTCATGCGTGGAATGCGATTAGTTCACATACCAACAAGTCTGTTGGCCATGGTTGATTCCTCGATTGGTGGCAAAACGGGAATCAACATGCCGCAAGGCAAAAACCTGATTGGCTCTATTTATCAACCCTTTGGCGTTTTGTGTAATTTACGCTTTCTGAAGACCTTGCCCGAGAGAGAGTATATTTCCGGCCTTGCGGAAGTCGTTAAATACGGACTAATTTACGACATTGATTTACTTGAACTACTGGAACAAAACTGTGACTCAATTCGCATGAGAGATCTTGCTGTCTTGAGCAAAATAGTACAACGATGTATTGCAATCAAGGCCGAGATTGTAGAAAAAGACGAGCAAGATCATGGCTTAAGGATGTTGTTAAATTTTGGCCATACCTTTGGTCATGCAATTGAGGCCTTGCAGGAATATTCCGGATTTAAACATGGTGAGGCGGTAGCAATCGGCATGTGCATGGCGGCAGATTTATCTTCAGAGCTTGGTCATCTTAAGCAATCGGAGCTTAGTCGCGTTAAACGCATAATCAGTAGTTTAGGTTTGCCCACTGCGTGGAATGAATTCAATATACAAAATTTCATTAGCCTGACTAAAGGCGATAAAAAGAATACCTCGGATACGCAGCGATTCATATTATTAAAAGCATTGGGTGAAGCCTATATCGATGAGTCTGTATCCAATGTGCAATTAAAAAAGATACTTAGCCAGTATAAAGAACAAAACACGACTCATCGGCAAAGCGCTTGA
- the pyrF gene encoding orotidine-5'-phosphate decarboxylase has product MSFIQKLEIRWHEHKTLVCVGLDPDPVRFPEIIGDGPDAIFAFSRAIVDATADLVCAYKPQIAHFASLSAEDQLKDIIDYIHSEYPDVPVILDAKRGDIGSTAERYAREAFERYQADAVTVNPYLGIDGVKPFTDYADKGVILLCRTSNPSAREFQDLDVGGIPLYEQVATTIANNWNQNNNCALVVGATWPEQLGKIRKIIGDMPILVPGIGAQGGDLEGTLRHGLNSQQAGLIISSSRGVLYASKETDFAQAARIVVSEMNSVIQQTIDDL; this is encoded by the coding sequence ATGAGCTTTATTCAAAAACTAGAGATACGTTGGCATGAACACAAGACCCTGGTGTGTGTTGGTCTGGACCCCGATCCGGTACGCTTTCCGGAAATTATCGGAGATGGTCCCGATGCCATTTTTGCGTTTAGTCGGGCAATTGTCGATGCCACGGCGGACCTGGTTTGTGCCTACAAGCCACAGATAGCACATTTCGCATCGCTTTCTGCCGAAGATCAACTTAAAGATATCATCGATTATATTCACAGCGAGTATCCGGACGTGCCGGTCATCCTGGATGCCAAGCGCGGTGATATCGGATCAACCGCCGAACGCTATGCACGTGAGGCCTTTGAACGCTATCAGGCGGATGCCGTGACTGTGAATCCGTATTTGGGCATCGATGGCGTAAAACCCTTTACCGATTATGCCGATAAAGGGGTTATTCTCTTATGTCGGACTTCTAACCCAAGTGCACGGGAATTCCAGGATCTGGATGTAGGAGGTATTCCTTTATACGAACAAGTCGCCACTACGATTGCCAACAACTGGAACCAGAATAACAATTGCGCTTTGGTGGTTGGTGCTACCTGGCCCGAACAATTGGGCAAGATTCGCAAGATCATCGGCGACATGCCAATCTTGGTGCCCGGGATCGGTGCTCAAGGCGGTGATCTCGAAGGTACTCTACGGCATGGATTGAACAGCCAACAAGCCGGGCTGATCATCAGTTCTTCACGCGGAGTGCTTTATGCAAGCAAGGAAACCGATTTTGCCCAGGCAGCACGTATCGTGGTGAGTGAAATGAATTCTGTGATTCAACAGACAATCGATGATCTGTAA
- a CDS encoding class GN sortase produces MNLSNIAIIGLLLVSMFCTVQIIKIQAKARIAQYLIAEAWQQSLNNQQLKKPWSWADTWPVLRLEFASGKKQFVLHGMHGQSLAFGPAHMNASAMPGEGKEIVIAAHRDTHFSELKNLVLGEEIKVQDTHRHEYTYRVTTARIVDSNKQSLELDSTQEVLRLITCYPFDAVNPNGPLRYEIIAIPTHSELEQANADFKHPDWQSRL; encoded by the coding sequence ATGAACCTAAGTAATATTGCGATTATCGGTTTGTTACTGGTGAGTATGTTTTGCACCGTACAGATCATAAAAATTCAGGCCAAAGCGCGCATCGCACAATACCTGATTGCCGAGGCCTGGCAACAGAGTCTGAATAATCAACAACTAAAAAAGCCCTGGTCATGGGCAGATACATGGCCAGTACTCAGGCTGGAATTCGCCAGTGGTAAAAAACAGTTTGTGCTACACGGCATGCACGGGCAGTCACTGGCATTTGGTCCTGCCCACATGAATGCCAGCGCCATGCCCGGTGAAGGAAAAGAGATCGTAATTGCGGCTCATCGTGACACACATTTTTCAGAATTGAAAAATCTGGTTTTGGGTGAAGAGATCAAGGTCCAGGATACACACAGACATGAGTACACTTACAGAGTTACCACTGCACGTATTGTGGATTCCAACAAGCAAAGCCTGGAACTGGACTCAACTCAAGAAGTCCTGCGATTGATCACCTGTTATCCATTTGATGCCGTAAACCCCAATGGGCCCCTTCGCTACGAAATCATTGCAATTCCAACACATTCAGAACTGGAGCAGGCGAATGCCGATTTTAAACATCCTGATTGGCAGTCGAGGCTATAA
- the creC gene encoding two-component system sensor histidine kinase CreC, with amino-acid sequence MKLSVRIFLAYFLLVAIGAYWLLNSVVDELQPSMSQSAEHALVDTANLLAEVVARDLDNGALTTVAFSNALQRYRARELNAEIYLHDKKSPDFQVYITDNAGKVVFHTNPEELGKDYSNWRDVARTLRGEYGARTSRSDIDDPLSTVMYVAAPIKWGSEIHGVLTVGKPNVSFQPVIELNKNKIWRQGVILLVLGLILGLVTAFILTRSIRKLIQYVEAVRKGERVKAPVLREKGLDTLATAVEAMREELEGKSYVENYIHTLTHEMKSPLATIQGASELLQEENMDSIQQQRFLGNIQHETDRLRQFIDRLLKLASVEKRQFLESVEPINLQQLIATEIESKTSLLQAKDLNINFSPLSKNVAVHGERFLLQQALSNLLDNAIDFASSETCIQLRMTINKDLLSVQIENIGETIPDYAKPRLFERFYSLPRKDGKKSTGLGLSFVKEVASLHGGSIDLKNSGKGVVATFTLPCH; translated from the coding sequence ATGAAACTCAGTGTACGAATCTTTCTGGCCTACTTTTTATTGGTGGCTATTGGTGCATATTGGCTACTCAATAGCGTGGTAGATGAGTTACAACCGAGCATGAGCCAGTCGGCGGAACATGCATTGGTGGATACTGCCAACTTACTCGCCGAAGTTGTTGCACGTGATCTGGATAATGGTGCCCTGACCACGGTGGCTTTTTCCAATGCCCTGCAGCGTTACAGGGCGCGTGAACTGAATGCCGAAATATATTTGCACGATAAAAAAAGTCCCGACTTCCAGGTCTATATCACAGACAACGCCGGGAAAGTGGTTTTCCACACCAATCCCGAAGAACTCGGCAAAGATTACAGTAACTGGCGAGACGTAGCTCGCACCTTACGCGGAGAATATGGCGCAAGAACCTCACGTTCTGACATTGACGACCCACTCAGTACCGTAATGTACGTTGCCGCACCGATCAAATGGGGGTCGGAAATTCATGGGGTGTTAACGGTTGGAAAACCCAATGTCAGTTTTCAACCAGTTATTGAGTTGAATAAAAACAAGATCTGGCGACAAGGCGTGATTTTGCTTGTCTTGGGATTAATCCTAGGACTGGTCACGGCATTTATTCTGACCCGCTCGATTCGCAAGTTGATTCAGTATGTTGAAGCCGTACGTAAAGGTGAGAGAGTAAAAGCTCCGGTGTTGCGTGAAAAAGGCCTGGACACGCTCGCCACAGCGGTAGAAGCCATGCGAGAAGAACTTGAAGGTAAGTCTTATGTAGAAAATTACATCCATACGCTTACCCATGAAATGAAAAGCCCGCTTGCGACAATTCAGGGAGCTTCAGAGCTGTTGCAAGAAGAAAACATGGACAGTATCCAGCAACAACGTTTTTTGGGCAACATACAACACGAAACCGATCGCCTGCGTCAATTTATTGATCGACTGTTGAAGCTTGCTTCGGTTGAAAAACGCCAATTTTTGGAAAGCGTAGAGCCCATCAACCTACAACAACTGATAGCTACGGAGATTGAATCAAAAACTTCATTACTTCAGGCTAAAGATCTGAATATCAATTTTTCACCGCTCAGTAAGAACGTAGCGGTCCATGGTGAACGCTTTCTTTTACAACAGGCTCTCAGTAATCTTTTGGATAATGCCATCGATTTTGCCAGTTCAGAAACCTGTATTCAACTCAGAATGACGATCAACAAAGATTTATTAAGTGTACAAATAGAAAATATTGGTGAAACTATTCCCGACTACGCAAAACCACGATTGTTTGAACGTTTTTATTCTTTACCAAGAAAAGATGGGAAAAAAAGTACCGGTCTGGGCCTCAGTTTTGTCAAGGAAGTCGCCTCCCTGCATGGCGGATCCATTGATTTAAAAAATTCCGGTAAAGGGGTTGTTGCAACCTTTACTTTACCCTGCCATTAA
- a CDS encoding uroporphyrinogen decarboxylase: MQSSPLKNDRLIRALLKQAVDKTPVWIMRQAGRYLPEYRKLRAEAGDFMSVCTNPELACEVTLQPLRRFDLDAAILFSDILTIPDAMGLGLYFVTGEGPRFKTPVRDLASIKKLNVPDMGSDLAYVPNAVSTIRKALDGSVPLIGFSGSPWTLACYMVEGGPSKNFSRVKGLRYQDPLAMHALLDVLADACIDYLNAQIEAGAQVLQIFDSWGGVLSPADYQEFSLYYMHKIIAGLHKEYAGQKIPLILFTKNGGHWLDTMIDVDPVSRPDAVGLDWTYSIAQAKKSLAGQVAIQGNLDPCALYGSPENLQTAAKKVLDDFYSVDESATGHVFNLGHGIHPGIDPEQVKLLVDTVHAYSSELHKKTR; this comes from the coding sequence ATGCAGTCTTCACCTCTGAAAAATGATCGTTTGATCCGGGCCTTGCTAAAACAAGCTGTTGATAAAACTCCTGTCTGGATCATGCGACAAGCTGGTCGCTATTTGCCCGAGTACCGTAAGTTGCGGGCAGAGGCTGGCGATTTTATGTCAGTGTGTACAAATCCCGAGCTGGCTTGTGAAGTTACTTTACAACCATTAAGACGTTTCGATCTTGATGCGGCAATCTTGTTCTCGGATATTTTGACTATCCCGGATGCCATGGGACTGGGCTTGTATTTTGTGACCGGAGAAGGGCCACGTTTCAAAACACCTGTGCGTGATCTAGCTTCAATTAAGAAGCTGAATGTTCCCGATATGGGTTCAGATTTGGCCTATGTGCCAAATGCGGTCAGCACCATTAGAAAAGCACTGGATGGAAGTGTGCCATTGATTGGCTTTAGTGGCAGTCCATGGACATTGGCCTGCTATATGGTGGAAGGCGGACCCAGTAAAAATTTTTCACGGGTCAAGGGGCTGCGTTATCAAGACCCGCTCGCCATGCATGCCTTGCTTGATGTGTTGGCAGATGCCTGTATTGATTATTTAAATGCCCAGATTGAGGCCGGCGCACAAGTTTTACAAATATTTGACTCTTGGGGCGGGGTATTGAGTCCCGCAGATTACCAAGAATTCTCTTTGTATTACATGCATAAGATCATCGCGGGTTTGCACAAGGAATATGCCGGACAAAAAATCCCGCTTATTTTGTTCACAAAAAACGGCGGACATTGGCTGGATACGATGATTGATGTTGACCCGGTTTCACGACCGGATGCTGTCGGACTGGATTGGACTTACTCAATTGCGCAGGCCAAAAAGTCACTTGCCGGGCAGGTGGCAATCCAGGGTAATCTGGATCCATGCGCTTTATATGGCAGTCCAGAGAACTTACAAACCGCTGCCAAAAAAGTCTTGGACGATTTTTATTCTGTTGATGAATCGGCGACCGGGCATGTGTTTAATTTAGGGCATGGCATACACCCGGGCATTGATCCGGAACAAGTAAAACTGCTAGTGGATACTGTGCATGCTTACAGCAGTGAGTTACATAAAAAAACCAGATAA
- a CDS encoding DUF445 domain-containing protein codes for MNPGFNEEQQAQRLRRMKFVATGLLLLMAVIFVLTHYYRAEWPWLSYVRAFSEAAMIGAIADWFAVTALFKHPLGIPIPHTAIIPKRKNEIGASLADFVKQNFLVAEVLEPRMLQVHFSRRIGNWMQQGQNANRITQDSKVFMHWIFEALDNEAIRDFAREHLRQSIQDIKAAPILARVLELLTIHNRHQNIMDLALRSAWQHLQANKHKIRNKIDNQSPWWLPSFVDREIYDKLTIEIEQTILKIGSDDTHEARNKFTEGMQEFIERLKEDPDLIARGEEIKNELLEHPAVQGYMTDMWSSVSQYLLSEVDNENSELRIKIESGVQAFGVALLENPTLSTQLDEWLQNAGMHLLKQYRDEISEVITETIQSWDPQVTSQRVELQVGRDLQFIRINGTLVGGLVGLLLYTATTHLM; via the coding sequence ATGAATCCAGGCTTTAACGAGGAGCAACAAGCCCAGCGCTTACGGCGCATGAAATTTGTGGCTACCGGTTTGTTACTCCTGATGGCTGTAATATTTGTATTAACCCATTATTATAGAGCCGAGTGGCCATGGTTGAGTTATGTCAGGGCCTTTTCCGAGGCGGCCATGATCGGCGCCATTGCCGACTGGTTTGCAGTCACTGCCTTATTCAAGCATCCGCTCGGAATTCCTATACCTCATACCGCAATTATTCCTAAAAGAAAGAATGAGATTGGTGCATCGCTAGCCGATTTTGTAAAACAGAATTTTCTGGTTGCCGAAGTGCTGGAGCCTCGTATGCTGCAAGTGCATTTTTCCAGACGTATTGGAAACTGGATGCAGCAAGGGCAAAATGCCAATCGTATAACCCAGGACTCAAAAGTTTTTATGCACTGGATCTTTGAGGCGCTTGATAATGAGGCGATTCGCGATTTTGCCCGCGAACATTTACGCCAGAGCATACAAGATATCAAAGCTGCACCGATTTTGGCCAGGGTTCTTGAATTGTTAACCATCCATAATCGCCATCAGAACATTATGGACTTGGCCTTACGCAGTGCATGGCAACATTTACAAGCCAATAAACACAAAATACGCAACAAGATCGATAATCAAAGTCCATGGTGGTTACCATCATTCGTGGATCGCGAGATCTACGACAAGCTCACCATCGAGATCGAACAAACGATCCTCAAGATCGGTAGTGATGATACGCACGAGGCTCGCAACAAATTCACGGAAGGCATGCAGGAGTTTATCGAACGTCTCAAAGAAGATCCGGATCTGATCGCACGCGGCGAGGAGATCAAGAACGAATTACTTGAGCACCCAGCCGTGCAGGGTTATATGACTGATATGTGGTCATCGGTAAGTCAATATCTGTTATCCGAGGTGGATAATGAAAATTCCGAATTACGCATAAAAATAGAATCCGGAGTCCAGGCATTTGGGGTGGCTTTGCTGGAAAACCCGACGCTAAGTACGCAATTGGATGAATGGCTACAAAACGCCGGCATGCATTTGCTTAAACAATACCGCGACGAGATAAGCGAAGTTATTACCGAAACCATTCAATCCTGGGACCCGCAAGTGACCAGCCAGCGGGTCGAACTGCAAGTCGGTCGGGATCTGCAATTTATACGAATTAATGGAACCCTGGTTGGAGGCTTGGTCGGTCTGCTACTATATACCGCGACGACCCACCTGATGTGA
- a CDS encoding marine proteobacterial sortase target protein, which produces MLNGVGTGTLLMRNNKQDSYQVATLHSTQAKVSISGPIATTEISQSFNNTGLDFAESIYVFPLAENSAVKAMEIHIGERSIVGKIMEKKHAKRIYVQAKRQGKRAALLEQSRPNLFTTSVANIPAGETVTVILRFNQTLILQSDETSQVKHYEYRLPTTLTPRYQPIEQRLKNDNRATENTVEPDSTANHEIKNLEQAIFPPQVKQAGERVINPINIQVEMHEMNFDDEVRSLYQKIDQETVDRVRHLSFTKHSVSMDQDFVLRWTLNENTENRAQFFTETIEGEEYGLLVLSPPEPGQKTQSLPREVIFIIDSSGSMGGASMQQAKQSLIFALDNIAPHERFNIIDFDSSYTNLFTQPKEASQDNIRLAKNFVRKLSAGGGTEMARALRSALEMKADGNFLKQIVFITDGAVSNEQQLLTLLHEKLGNSRLFTVGIGSAPNSYFMRKAADFGRGSFTYIGSLHDVQPQMSELFAKIGSPLLQNIELEFPTGIDIEQWPQQIPDLYAGEALIVPVKFNHRPSWVTVKGLNNSIWVSTLTLDSSKQHPGVSSLWARKKIESLMDEMVRGQSEESIKPQIIDVALGHHLLSKFTSFVAVDESTVRKQDQKLASEKLANLQPKGHRYPGTASGLNLWYLFVLLSLSFAVIVRYRHIYVVSWIKR; this is translated from the coding sequence ATGCTTAACGGCGTGGGGACCGGCACATTGTTGATGCGCAATAACAAGCAGGACAGCTATCAAGTGGCTACCCTGCATAGCACACAAGCTAAGGTCAGTATTAGTGGGCCCATCGCTACTACAGAAATTAGCCAGAGCTTTAATAATACTGGTCTGGATTTTGCCGAAAGCATCTATGTATTTCCTCTAGCAGAGAATTCCGCTGTGAAGGCCATGGAAATACACATCGGCGAGCGCAGTATTGTTGGCAAGATCATGGAAAAAAAACATGCCAAGCGCATTTATGTGCAAGCCAAGCGCCAGGGAAAACGTGCCGCATTGCTTGAGCAATCCAGGCCTAACCTGTTCACAACCTCAGTGGCAAACATTCCAGCAGGAGAAACTGTAACGGTCATTTTGCGCTTCAACCAGACACTCATTTTGCAATCTGATGAAACCAGCCAGGTTAAGCACTATGAATATCGCCTGCCCACAACCCTGACTCCCCGCTACCAACCCATTGAGCAAAGATTGAAAAATGATAATAGAGCAACGGAAAACACTGTTGAGCCTGATTCAACTGCAAACCATGAAATAAAAAATTTGGAGCAGGCTATTTTCCCGCCACAAGTTAAACAAGCTGGTGAAAGAGTGATAAATCCTATAAATATACAAGTTGAAATGCATGAAATGAATTTTGATGATGAAGTCCGAAGCCTGTATCAAAAAATCGATCAGGAAACAGTTGACCGGGTGCGACACCTGTCTTTCACCAAACACAGCGTGTCAATGGACCAGGACTTTGTGCTGCGCTGGACACTGAATGAAAACACAGAGAATCGTGCCCAGTTCTTTACTGAAACTATTGAAGGTGAAGAATATGGTTTACTGGTCCTGAGTCCGCCTGAACCCGGACAAAAGACACAATCACTTCCGCGAGAAGTTATTTTTATAATCGACAGTTCCGGCTCAATGGGCGGTGCCTCCATGCAGCAAGCCAAACAAAGTTTAATATTTGCACTCGATAATATCGCTCCTCATGAGCGTTTCAATATTATTGATTTTGACTCCAGCTATACGAATCTATTTACACAGCCAAAAGAAGCAAGTCAAGATAATATACGGCTTGCAAAAAACTTTGTTCGCAAGTTGAGTGCGGGCGGCGGAACGGAAATGGCAAGGGCCTTACGCTCTGCCTTGGAAATGAAAGCTGATGGAAATTTTTTAAAACAAATTGTGTTTATTACCGATGGCGCCGTCAGTAATGAACAACAGTTATTAACCCTATTACACGAGAAGCTGGGTAACTCGCGCCTATTCACTGTCGGAATCGGGTCCGCACCAAATTCGTATTTTATGCGTAAAGCCGCTGATTTTGGCCGGGGCAGCTTTACATACATTGGTTCATTACATGACGTACAACCACAAATGTCGGAACTCTTCGCCAAAATTGGTTCACCTTTACTGCAAAATATTGAACTGGAATTTCCGACTGGAATTGATATTGAACAATGGCCTCAACAAATACCGGATCTTTATGCCGGTGAAGCACTGATCGTACCGGTCAAATTTAATCATCGGCCAAGCTGGGTGACGGTCAAAGGCCTCAATAACAGCATCTGGGTCAGCACATTAACTCTCGACTCCAGTAAACAGCATCCCGGTGTATCCAGTCTCTGGGCGCGTAAAAAAATTGAATCACTCATGGACGAAATGGTGCGAGGCCAGAGCGAAGAAAGTATAAAGCCACAAATTATTGATGTGGCCTTAGGACATCATTTGCTAAGTAAATTCACAAGCTTTGTGGCCGTGGATGAAAGCACCGTACGCAAGCAAGATCAAAAGTTGGCATCTGAAAAACTGGCAAATTTACAACCCAAGGGTCATCGTTATCCGGGCACTGCCAGTGGTTTGAATTTATGGTATTTGTTCGTCTTACTAAGTTTGTCCTTTGCTGTCATAGTGCGCTATAGACATATTTATGTAGTTAGTTGGATAAAGCGATGA